The following are from one region of the Denitrobacterium detoxificans genome:
- a CDS encoding type Z 30S ribosomal protein S14 — protein MAKKSMIAKAKREPKFSTRQHNRCSRCGRPRAYYRKFGLCRVCLRELANKGELPGVTKSSW, from the coding sequence ATGGCTAAGAAATCGATGATCGCCAAAGCGAAGCGCGAGCCGAAATTCTCGACCCGCCAGCACAATCGCTGCAGCCGTTGCGGTCGCCCCCGCGCGTATTACCGCAAGTTTGGCCTGTGCCGCGTGTGCCTGCGTGAACTGGCTAACAAAGGCGAACTTCCTGGCGTTACGAAGTCTTCCTGGTAA
- the rpmC gene encoding 50S ribosomal protein L29 — MKASEIRELSADDLQAKLKEARAELFNLRFQMATSQLDNTARVKQVKKDIARIQTEMRARELSA, encoded by the coding sequence AACTTTCCGCCGACGACCTGCAGGCGAAGCTGAAGGAGGCGCGTGCCGAGCTGTTCAATCTTCGTTTCCAGATGGCTACCAGCCAGCTGGACAACACGGCTCGCGTCAAGCAGGTAAAGAAGGACATCGCGCGCATCCAGACCGAAATGCGCGCCCGTGAGCTCTCCGCATAA
- the rpsQ gene encoding 30S ribosomal protein S17, with product MSEERNSRKVRQGIVVSTAGDKTCVVEVKERKPHPIYGKMMTTTKKFHAHDENNETGVGDTVRIMETRPLSKMKRWRLIEIVEKAK from the coding sequence ATGAGCGAAGAACGCAACTCTCGCAAAGTTCGCCAGGGCATCGTGGTGAGCACCGCTGGCGACAAGACGTGCGTTGTCGAGGTCAAGGAGCGCAAGCCCCATCCGATCTACGGCAAGATGATGACGACCACGAAGAAGTTCCATGCGCACGATGAGAACAACGAGACGGGCGTGGGCGACACCGTTCGCATCATGGAGACCCGTCCGCTGTCCAAGATGAAGCGCTGGCGCCTCATCGAAATCGTCGAGAAGGCCAAATAG
- the rplE gene encoding 50S ribosomal protein L5 — protein MATPRLKEQYQKVVAPQLIKDLGIDNVNKTPRLEKIVVNMGVGAAASDSKLLDAAIADMRTITGQQPMVTRAKKSIAGFHVREGQAIGCKVTLRGDRMWEFLDRLLAIALPRVRDFRGISPKSFDGRGNYTMGITEQLIFPEIDYDKIDRTRGMDITFVTTAEDDVAAKALLDALGFPFKD, from the coding sequence ATGGCTACTCCTCGTCTGAAGGAACAGTACCAGAAGGTTGTCGCCCCCCAGCTCATCAAGGATCTGGGTATCGACAACGTCAACAAGACCCCGCGTCTTGAGAAGATCGTCGTGAACATGGGCGTTGGCGCCGCTGCCAGCGATTCCAAGCTTCTCGACGCCGCTATCGCCGATATGCGCACCATCACCGGTCAGCAGCCCATGGTTACCCGCGCTAAGAAGTCCATCGCTGGCTTCCATGTACGCGAGGGCCAGGCTATTGGCTGCAAGGTTACGCTGCGTGGCGACCGCATGTGGGAATTCCTCGATCGCCTGCTGGCTATCGCCCTTCCTCGCGTGCGCGACTTCCGCGGTATCTCCCCGAAGAGCTTCGACGGCCGTGGTAACTACACCATGGGCATCACCGAGCAGCTCATCTTCCCCGAAATCGACTACGACAAGATCGATCGTACTCGTGGTATGGACATCACCTTCGTCACCACTGCTGAAGATGACGTGGCGGCCAAGGCTCTTCTCGATGCCCTCGGCTTCCCGTTTAAGGATTAA
- the rplX gene encoding 50S ribosomal protein L24 translates to MNIKKNDKVKVLAGKDKGAEGTVIRSLPAKQRVVVEKVNMVTKAMHPTQANPQGGLTHVEAPIHVSNVALVCPKCNKATRVSVKRVDGKKIRVCKKCGADID, encoded by the coding sequence ATGAACATCAAGAAGAATGACAAGGTCAAGGTTCTCGCCGGTAAGGACAAGGGAGCCGAAGGCACCGTCATCCGTTCGCTCCCCGCTAAGCAGCGCGTTGTGGTCGAAAAGGTGAACATGGTCACGAAGGCCATGCATCCCACGCAGGCCAATCCGCAGGGTGGTCTTACTCACGTCGAGGCTCCCATCCACGTTTCCAACGTGGCTCTGGTTTGCCCCAAGTGCAACAAGGCCACGCGCGTGAGCGTAAAGCGTGTAGATGGCAAGAAGATTCGCGTTTGCAAGAAATGCGGCGCCGATATCGATTAA
- the rplN gene encoding 50S ribosomal protein L14, protein MIQMQTMLAVADNSGARKVQCIKVLGGSKRRYAGLGDVIICSVKEALPNGNVKKGEVVRCVVVRQKKEVRRKDGSYIKFDQNAAVLINADGSPRGTRIFGPVARELRDKKYMKIVSLAPETL, encoded by the coding sequence ATGATTCAGATGCAAACCATGCTCGCGGTGGCCGACAACTCCGGCGCTCGCAAGGTGCAGTGCATCAAGGTCCTCGGCGGCTCCAAGCGCCGTTACGCTGGCCTGGGTGACGTTATCATCTGCAGCGTTAAAGAGGCACTGCCCAACGGCAACGTGAAGAAGGGCGAAGTCGTCCGTTGCGTTGTTGTGCGCCAGAAGAAGGAAGTGCGCCGCAAGGATGGCAGCTACATCAAGTTCGACCAGAACGCTGCTGTTCTGATCAACGCCGATGGCTCGCCCCGTGGCACGCGTATCTTCGGGCCTGTTGCCCGCGAACTGCGCGACAAGAAGTACATGAAGATCGTGTCCCTGGCACCCGAGACGCTGTAG
- the rpsH gene encoding 30S ribosomal protein S8 gives MSMNDPIADMLTRVRNANSAGHDTVSMPSSKKLVEIARIMHEEGYIAGYEIEPASPRDILEITLKYGAKKNRTIRGIKRISKPGLRIYAGKDELPRVLGGLGTAIISTSQGVMADRDARKKGIGGEVIAYIW, from the coding sequence ATGAGCATGAACGACCCCATCGCAGATATGCTTACGCGTGTGCGTAACGCAAATTCTGCGGGCCACGATACGGTTTCGATGCCCTCCAGCAAGAAGCTGGTGGAAATCGCCCGCATCATGCACGAAGAGGGCTATATCGCCGGCTACGAGATTGAACCCGCTAGCCCCCGCGATATCCTCGAGATCACGCTGAAGTACGGCGCCAAGAAGAACCGCACGATTCGCGGCATCAAGCGCATCAGCAAGCCCGGCCTGCGCATCTACGCCGGCAAGGACGAGCTGCCCCGCGTTCTGGGCGGTCTTGGCACTGCAATCATTTCCACGTCTCAGGGCGTTATGGCCGACCGCGATGCTCGCAAGAAGGGCATCGGCGGCGAAGTCATTGCCTACATCTGGTAA